CCCAAACAGTCTGCGGAGCTGGGCCGTCTGGCCGCGGAGATCGCCGCCGCGGAGGCCGACCTCGACCGGCTGAAGGCGCAGCAGCATGAGGCGGCTGATGCGCCGCTCGACCAGGTCATCACGACCGCCGACGCGGGCGACGCGGTCGCCGCGGCGGAGAAGCGGCTGAAGGACCTCCGCGAGAGGCGCAAGCGGGTCACGCGGAAGGTTCCGGCCACGCTCGTAATGAGAGAGCGGGACGAACCCCGCCCGGCATACGTGATGATCCGCGGCGCGTACGACAACCCAGGCGAGCGCGTCGAGCGGGACGTCCCCGCGTTCCTTCCGGTGATGAAGCCCACCGATAGCTTGCGGACGCGCCGCGACCTGGCGGAGTGGCTGGTCGATCCGGGGAACCCGCTCACCGCACGGGTCACGGTGAACCGGTTTTGGCAGCAGTTTTTCGGCGTCGGATTGGTCAAGACCTCCGAAGACTTCGGCGCCCAGGGCGAGTGGCCAAGCCACCCGGAGCTGCTCGACCGCCTGGCGCTAGACTTTGTCGAGTCAGGCTGGGATGTGAAGTCGCTAGTCCGCGCGATTGTCCTGTCCGCGGCGTACCAGCAGGATTCTCGGGCGCCGCGCGAGCAGTACCGCCAGGACCCGCGCAACCGGCTGCTCGCCCGAGGCTCGCGATACCGGCTGGACGCCGAGGTGATCCGCGACCAACTGCTCTCGATCAGCGGACTGCTGAACACGCAGATGTACGGCAAGAGCATCCGTTTCCCGCAGCCGGATGGCCTGTGGAAGATTGTCACGATGCCCAGTTCCAACCCTCGCACGTTCCGCGCCGACGAGGGCGACGCGATCTACCGACGCAGCGTCTACGCATTCTGGAAGCGTGGGCTGCCGCCCCCCCAGATGACCATCTTCGACGCCCCCAACCGCGACAGCTGCATCGCCCGGCGGGAGCGCACCAACACGCCTCTGCAGGCGCTCTTGCTGATGAACGAGGAGCTGCACTTCGCCGCCGCGCGGAGCTACGCACAGCAGCTTAACTCCCGGGAAGATCTGTCTCCTGAGCAACGGCTCGCCACCGCCTACGAAGCGATCACCGCCCAGAAGCCCGAGCCCGAAGTGCGTGAGAAGCTGATCGCCGCCTGGCGAGACTTCCGCACGCAGTACCGCGACGACCCGCGAGCCGCCAACGAACTGCTGGCCGACGCGCAGATCCCGACTGAAGAGCGGGCCGAGCTCGCCGCTGACACGATGGTCATCCACAGCCTGTTCAACCTGGACGCGGCCAAAACCCGAGAGTGACCCTTCCCGCCGCCCGTCAGCCACCCACGCCTAGCAGGACTCCCCACATGGAGCTAGCGACTCAGCACAACGAGATTCAGCACCGCCGCCAGTTCCTCCGTTCGACCGGAATTGGCCTGGGCGCCGCGGCGCTCGGGTCGATGGTCGCGACGCCGCGCCGCGCGGTGGGCAGTGTAGGCGTCCACTTTCCCGCCCGGGCAAAGCGGGTGATCTTCCTGTTCATGGCGGGGGCGCCGAGCCAGATCGACCTGTTCGACTACAAGCCGGGCCTGGCCACGCAGTTCAACGAGCCGCTCCCGCCGAGCGTCAGCATGGGCCAGCGCGTCACGGCCATGACCAAGGGCAAAGCCCAGCTGGTGGCGCCGTCGATGTTCAAGTTCTCTCGCCAGGGCGAGAGCGGACTGTGGATGAGCGAGCTGCTGCCGCACCTCTCCAGCGTGGCGGACGACCTTTGCCTCATCAAGTCCACGCACACCGACGCCATCAACCACGACCCCGGCAAGACCCTCATCTGCACCGGCTCAGAGATCCCCGGCAAGGCGAGCCTCGGCGCTTGGCTCAGCTACGGCCTAGGCCGGATGAACGAGAACCTGCCGGACTTCATCGTCATGAACTCCGCCTTCTGGACCGGCGGAACGGGCAACGTGCAGGCGCTGTACAGCCGGCTGTGGGGATCGGGCTTCCTGCCTTCGCGGTGCCAGGGGGTGTCGCTGCAGCCTTCGGGCGACCCAGTGTTGTTCCTGTCGAACCCCGCTGGCGTCGACCGCGAGAGCCGGCGGCGGATGCTGGACCTGGTGTCGGACCTTAACCGCGACCACCTCCAGGCGACCGGCGATCCGGAGATCCAAACCACGATCGCTCAGCAGGAGATGGCGTTCCGCATGCAGGCGTCGGTCCCCGAGCTTACTGACCTGTCGCAAGAAACCGCCGAGACCCTCGCCCTGTACGGCCCGGAGGTGCACAAGAGCGGCTCGTTCGCTCGTAACTGCCTGCTCGCCCGGCGGATGATGGAGCGGGACGTGCGCTTCGTGCAGCTGTTCCACCGCGGCTGGGACCACCACGTGGGCCTGCCCAAGAAGCTGCGCGGCCAGGCGTTTGATGTCGACCAGCCGAGCGCCGGGCTCATCAAGGACCTGAAGCAGCGGGGCCTGCTGGACGACACGCTGGTGGTCTTCGCCGGGGAGTTTGGCCGCACCACCTACTGCCAGGGCCGACTGACCCCGACCGACTACGGACGCGACCACCACCCACGCTGCTTTACCACCTGGATGGCCGGTGGCGGGATTAAAGGCGGGATTTCCTACGGCGTGACCGATGATTTCAGCTACAACATTGTCGAAAACCCGGTCCACGTCCGCGACTTCAACGCCACGATACTGCACCAACTGGGCATCGACCACAACCGGCTGACGTTTCCGTTCATGGGGCTGGATCAGAAGCTGGTTGGCGTGGAAGAGGCCCACGTCGTCCGCGACATTCTGGGCTAACCGGCCTGCCGGCCCAGCGGCGGCCGGCCCGGTATAAGGGGTTCGCCGGTTGTCGGCGTACGGCACTCCGCGCGGCAGGCCAAACCGAGTAACTTGTAGCTCCGCCGGCGCCCACGCTTTTCTGCTTGGGAAGTCCGGCCTCAACGATCCTCCTCCCATATCTCATAGCTGATCAGCCGTAAATGTCCGAAGACGCAAGCGAGCCGCAGGGCGGCGGCCCGGTAATCCCGCCGCACTACTTTCTCCCGTTTGTGCTGGTGACGACGCTGTTCGCCTTGTGGGGTTTCGCGAACGACATCACCAACCCGATGGTGGCGGCGTTCAAGAACATCCTGCTGATCAGCAACTACGAGAGCTCGCTGGTGCAGTCGGCGTTCTATGGCGGCTACTGCGTGATGGCGATCCCGGCGGCATTGTTCATCCGCCGCATGGGCTACAAGGCGGGCGTGCTGATGGGGCTCGCGTTGTACGCCACCGGGTGCCTGCTGTTCGTCCCCGCGGGGCAGGCGATGGCGTTCTCCGCGTTCCTGACCGCGTACTTCATCATGACCTCCGGCCTGGCGTTCCTCGAAACCACGGCCAATCCCTATATCTTGGCGATGGGGCCCGAGCACAACGCCCCCCGCCGGCTCAACTTCGCGCAGGCGTTCAACCCGGTAGGGTCGATCATCGGCATGATCACCGCCCGGAACCTGATCCTCGCGCGGCTCGACCCGGCCGACGAGGAGGCCCGCCGCGCGCTGGCCGAGTCTGAGCCCGCCGCCTTCGAGGCGATCCAGCGATCGGACCTGGCGGTGATCGTCGGCCCGTACGTGACGCTCGGCCTGGTGGTGCTGGGCGTGCTGGTGGTGTTCGCGCTGGCGAAGCTTCCCCAGGGCGAGACCTACGAGAAGGGCGACTCGCGGCTGCTTCCGACCCTGGGCCGGCTGTTCAGCAACCCCCGCTACCTGGGCGGCGTCGTCGCACAGGCATTCTACGTCGGGGCTCAGATCATGTGCTGGACGTTCATCATCCAGTACGGCGTCAACGAACTGGGGATGAAGGCTGAGGTGGCGCAGAGCTACAACATCGCGGCGATGATCATCTTCGTCACCAGCCGGTTCATCTGCACCTACCTGCTGAAATTCGTCAACCCGGGCACGCTGCTGGGCGTGCTGGCGGTGGGCGGCGGGATGCTGGTCTCCGGCGCCATCCTGCTTCCGGGCCAGGCGGGGCTGCTCTGCCTGGTCGGCGTGTCGGCGTGCATGTCGCTGATGTTCCCCACCATCTACGGCATCGCGCTGCGGGGCCTGGGCGACGACGCCAAGCTCGCCTCGGCCGGACTCATCTGCGCCATCGGCGGCGGCTGCGTCATGCCGCCTCTGCAGGGGAAGATCATGGACGGCTCCGCCGTCGACCTCGGCTCCCTCACCCTCTCCGCCACCCGCGCCTCGTTCGTGCTGCCGCTGATCTGCTTTGTGGTCGTGGCCGTCTACGGCTTCGCCACCTCCAAGCGGCAGGCAGCCTGAGCGGGCGACACCGCAGACGCGGTGAGTTACCGGCGGCTGATCGCGGCCCGGATGGCGTCTGCGTCGTAGACACAGCCGCCCCACGCTCCGCCGCCGAGCGTTTGCAGCGCCGCCCATAGCCGGGTGTCGTCGTGCAGGCCGTCGGCCTCCGCCAAGTCGGGCCTGGGCGGGCGTTGGGCGAGTTCCGCGGCGCCCCACTCGGCGTCGCGCAGACCGTCAGCGTCCCCGACCAGGTCGACCGAGCCGCGGGCCTCAGCCGGTGTGATCTCGATTCGGACCTGGTCGCCGTCGGCAAGCCTGCCGAGGGGACCTCCCGCCAGCGCTTCGGGGCCGACGTGCCCGATGCACGCGCCGGTCGACACGCCGGAGAACCTCGCATCGGTGATCAGCGGGACCTGCTTGCCCCAAGAAAGGTGCTTGAGGGCGGAGGTCAGCTGGTAGGTCTCTTCCATGCCGGTCCCGATGGGGCCGCAGCCGACGAGCACTAGCACCTCGCCAGGCGACAAGGCGTCCGCACCGGTGGACTTGATGGCCGCCATCGCGGCCGCTTCGCTCGTAAACACCCTTGCCGAGCCAGTGTGGCGGAAGATGCCATTATGGAACAACGACGCGTCGATCGATGTCGCTTTAACGACCGCCCCGTCCGGCGCAAGATTCCCGGATATAAAGGCCAGCGTTCCCGTGAGACCCTGCTGAGCCGCTTGCTCCGGAGGGAAGATTACACTGTCGGGATCAACGCCGTCTGCCTCGCGGAGGCGCCTACGCATCAGCAGCCGTCTGTCGGAAGTTTCCCAGGCGTCGAGCACGGCGCCGAGCGGAACTCCCGACGCAGTGAGAGCTGAAGAATCTATCAGGCCGAGCCGCCGCAGGTGGAGCATCACCTCGGGAACTCCGCCCGCGAGAAACACGCGCACGGTCGGGTGATCGACAGGCCCGTTGGGCAGCACGCTCACCAAGCGGGGCGTTGTCCGATTGATCTGAGCCCAGTCGTCGACCGAGGGGCGCCGGACGCCCGCGGCGTGCGCAATCGCCGGGATGTGCAGCAGCAGGTTGGTGGATCCGCCGAACGCGGCGTGCACGACCATCGCGTTGCGGATGGAAGCCTCCGTAACGAGATCGGCGGTGGTGATGCCTGCCGCGTGCTGCGCGGCCACCGCGCGGGCGGAGCGTCCCGCCAGTTCCAGCCACACCGGCTGCCCACTTGGCGCCAGCGCCGAGTGCGGGACTGAAAGCCCCATTGCTTCTCCGACGACCTGCGACGTGGCCGCGGTGCCGAGGAACTGGCATCCGCCGCCAGGCGTCGCGCACGCGCGGCAACCGAGTTCGGCTGCCTCGCGGAGCGTCAGCTCCCCGTGGCTGTACCGAGCGCCGATGGTTTGGATCTTGCCGGCGTCTTCGCCCGAAGTTGGCGGCAACGTTACCCCGCCCGGAACCACCACACCGGGAAGGTCCCGCGACCCGGCGAGCGCCATCATCATGGCGGGATGC
This genomic interval from Posidoniimonas corsicana contains the following:
- a CDS encoding PSD1 and planctomycete cytochrome C domain-containing protein: MLRLAVYLALVGVAFPAAADVNFSRDIRPLLSQKCFHCHGPDEGDRQVGLRLDAADGEEGAYRELAGVSAILPGDPEASEVWRRIASTDKSERMPPLDSHLDPLTVEQQELVRRWIEEGANYERFWSFTPPKRVGPKSPVDNDWSGKTIDRFVLDRLDEEGLSPNERADKRTLIRRVTLDLTGLPPTLSEIQEFVADQRPDAYDRLVDRLLASPHYGEHMARYWLDLVRFADTNGRHHDHYREMTPYRDWVIRAFNDNLPFDDFTRYQIAGDLLDGADGDGPSTDQLIASGFNRLHLIIDVGTALPEESFFNNVVDRVSAVGTAFMGLTLQCASCHDHKYDPIKQKDFYQLYAFFNNFDGAPETGGRGTEDFARGLQPPYLELPTPKQSAELGRLAAEIAAAEADLDRLKAQQHEAADAPLDQVITTADAGDAVAAAEKRLKDLRERRKRVTRKVPATLVMRERDEPRPAYVMIRGAYDNPGERVERDVPAFLPVMKPTDSLRTRRDLAEWLVDPGNPLTARVTVNRFWQQFFGVGLVKTSEDFGAQGEWPSHPELLDRLALDFVESGWDVKSLVRAIVLSAAYQQDSRAPREQYRQDPRNRLLARGSRYRLDAEVIRDQLLSISGLLNTQMYGKSIRFPQPDGLWKIVTMPSSNPRTFRADEGDAIYRRSVYAFWKRGLPPPQMTIFDAPNRDSCIARRERTNTPLQALLLMNEELHFAAARSYAQQLNSREDLSPEQRLATAYEAITAQKPEPEVREKLIAAWRDFRTQYRDDPRAANELLADAQIPTEERAELAADTMVIHSLFNLDAAKTRE
- a CDS encoding DUF1501 domain-containing protein, producing MELATQHNEIQHRRQFLRSTGIGLGAAALGSMVATPRRAVGSVGVHFPARAKRVIFLFMAGAPSQIDLFDYKPGLATQFNEPLPPSVSMGQRVTAMTKGKAQLVAPSMFKFSRQGESGLWMSELLPHLSSVADDLCLIKSTHTDAINHDPGKTLICTGSEIPGKASLGAWLSYGLGRMNENLPDFIVMNSAFWTGGTGNVQALYSRLWGSGFLPSRCQGVSLQPSGDPVLFLSNPAGVDRESRRRMLDLVSDLNRDHLQATGDPEIQTTIAQQEMAFRMQASVPELTDLSQETAETLALYGPEVHKSGSFARNCLLARRMMERDVRFVQLFHRGWDHHVGLPKKLRGQAFDVDQPSAGLIKDLKQRGLLDDTLVVFAGEFGRTTYCQGRLTPTDYGRDHHPRCFTTWMAGGGIKGGISYGVTDDFSYNIVENPVHVRDFNATILHQLGIDHNRLTFPFMGLDQKLVGVEEAHVVRDILG
- the fucP gene encoding L-fucose:H+ symporter permease; this translates as MSEDASEPQGGGPVIPPHYFLPFVLVTTLFALWGFANDITNPMVAAFKNILLISNYESSLVQSAFYGGYCVMAIPAALFIRRMGYKAGVLMGLALYATGCLLFVPAGQAMAFSAFLTAYFIMTSGLAFLETTANPYILAMGPEHNAPRRLNFAQAFNPVGSIIGMITARNLILARLDPADEEARRALAESEPAAFEAIQRSDLAVIVGPYVTLGLVVLGVLVVFALAKLPQGETYEKGDSRLLPTLGRLFSNPRYLGGVVAQAFYVGAQIMCWTFIIQYGVNELGMKAEVAQSYNIAAMIIFVTSRFICTYLLKFVNPGTLLGVLAVGGGMLVSGAILLPGQAGLLCLVGVSACMSLMFPTIYGIALRGLGDDAKLASAGLICAIGGGCVMPPLQGKIMDGSAVDLGSLTLSATRASFVLPLICFVVVAVYGFATSKRQAA
- a CDS encoding YjhG/YagF family D-xylonate dehydratase; the protein is MSSQPPQNAGKEWFPSDPTLTNIATSAQGPAGALPLTDNALKQRPSGDLFGWTQDAAMGWNPADLGRDEYLILSTQGGLRAPDGRPIALGYHTGHWEVGLLVEAAANEIRAHGGIPFAGACSDPCDGRTQGTRGMFDSLAYRNDAAIVLRRLIRSLPTRKGVIGVATCDKGHPAMMMALAGSRDLPGVVVPGGVTLPPTSGEDAGKIQTIGARYSHGELTLREAAELGCRACATPGGGCQFLGTAATSQVVGEAMGLSVPHSALAPSGQPVWLELAGRSARAVAAQHAAGITTADLVTEASIRNAMVVHAAFGGSTNLLLHIPAIAHAAGVRRPSVDDWAQINRTTPRLVSVLPNGPVDHPTVRVFLAGGVPEVMLHLRRLGLIDSSALTASGVPLGAVLDAWETSDRRLLMRRRLREADGVDPDSVIFPPEQAAQQGLTGTLAFISGNLAPDGAVVKATSIDASLFHNGIFRHTGSARVFTSEAAAMAAIKSTGADALSPGEVLVLVGCGPIGTGMEETYQLTSALKHLSWGKQVPLITDARFSGVSTGACIGHVGPEALAGGPLGRLADGDQVRIEITPAEARGSVDLVGDADGLRDAEWGAAELAQRPPRPDLAEADGLHDDTRLWAALQTLGGGAWGGCVYDADAIRAAISRR